Proteins encoded within one genomic window of Jiangella mangrovi:
- a CDS encoding NAD(P)H-hydrate dehydratase translates to MKTVHTVEEVRAAEEALMARLPDGALMQRAVAGLVTVCARLLRESGGVYGARVVVLAGAGNNGGDALWAGARLARRGAHADAVLLDPAKAHAEGLTAFRSAGGRVVSVDDGVGLRSALAQADLVLDGILGIGGRGGLRGDAARLAALLREGRTAGAVVAVDLPSGVDPDTGETPGDAVAADHTVTFGTLKAALVVDPGAAAAGTLHFADIGLGPFLPEAEMTVLDDADVAALLPDPGRESDKYSRGVVGVLAGSAQFPGAAVLATGGALHGGAGMVRYAGPDAVATEVRERWPEAIAGPSPDAVGRVQAWTIGSGLGDGREDDVRAALGAGLPVLVDADGLRWLPERFTGPALLTPHAGELSRLLDVDRSAVEARRLHHAREAARRWNAVVLLKGSTTVLAAPDGRVRVNPTGTSALAAAGTGDVLAGLAGSLLAGGLSPLDAGSVAAFAHGLAGQRAAAGSGYPSAGDVLAALPAVLRSLRGPVGGG, encoded by the coding sequence GTGAAGACCGTCCACACCGTCGAGGAGGTGCGGGCCGCCGAGGAGGCGCTCATGGCCCGGCTGCCCGACGGCGCGCTCATGCAGCGGGCGGTCGCCGGGCTGGTGACGGTGTGCGCGCGGCTCCTGCGCGAGTCCGGCGGGGTCTACGGCGCCCGCGTGGTCGTGCTGGCCGGAGCCGGCAACAACGGCGGCGACGCGCTCTGGGCCGGTGCGCGGCTGGCCCGCCGCGGCGCGCACGCCGACGCCGTCCTGCTGGACCCCGCGAAGGCGCACGCCGAGGGCCTGACGGCGTTCCGCTCGGCCGGCGGGCGGGTGGTGTCCGTCGACGACGGCGTCGGGCTGCGGTCCGCGCTGGCGCAGGCCGACCTCGTGCTCGACGGCATCCTGGGCATCGGCGGGCGGGGCGGGCTGCGGGGCGACGCCGCCCGGCTGGCGGCGCTGCTGCGCGAGGGCCGGACGGCGGGCGCCGTCGTCGCCGTCGACCTCCCCAGCGGCGTCGATCCCGACACCGGCGAGACCCCGGGTGACGCCGTCGCAGCCGATCACACCGTCACCTTCGGCACGCTGAAGGCGGCCCTGGTCGTCGACCCCGGGGCGGCCGCGGCCGGCACTCTGCACTTCGCCGACATCGGGCTCGGGCCGTTCCTGCCCGAGGCCGAGATGACCGTGCTCGACGACGCCGACGTCGCCGCGCTGCTGCCCGACCCCGGTCGTGAGTCGGACAAGTACTCCCGCGGCGTCGTCGGCGTGCTCGCCGGCTCGGCGCAGTTCCCGGGCGCCGCGGTGCTGGCCACCGGCGGTGCGCTGCACGGCGGCGCCGGCATGGTCCGCTACGCCGGGCCCGACGCCGTCGCCACCGAGGTGCGCGAACGCTGGCCCGAGGCGATCGCCGGGCCGTCGCCGGACGCCGTCGGGCGGGTGCAGGCGTGGACCATCGGCTCCGGCCTGGGCGACGGCCGCGAGGACGACGTCCGCGCCGCGCTGGGCGCCGGGCTGCCGGTGCTGGTCGACGCCGACGGCCTGCGCTGGTTGCCGGAGCGGTTCACCGGCCCGGCCCTGCTGACCCCGCACGCCGGCGAGCTGTCCCGGCTGCTCGACGTCGACCGGTCCGCTGTCGAGGCGCGCCGGTTGCACCACGCACGCGAGGCGGCGCGGCGCTGGAACGCCGTCGTGCTGCTCAAGGGGTCGACGACGGTGCTGGCGGCGCCCGACGGGCGGGTCCGGGTGAATCCCACCGGGACGTCGGCGCTGGCGGCCGCGGGCACCGGCGACGTGCTGGCCGGGCTGGCCGGATCACTGCTGGCCGGCGGGCTGTCGCCGCTCGACGCGGGCAGCGTGGCGGCGTTCGCGCACGGCCTCGCGGGGCAGCGCGCGGCGGCCGGGTCCGGATACCCGAGCGCCGGTGACGTCCTGGCCGCACTGCCCGCCGTCCTGCGGTCCCTGCGTGGTCCTGTCGGCGGCGGCTGA
- the alr gene encoding alanine racemase, protein MTDQYGPGPVPHAEVRVDLAAIRDNVAELAVRSAPAQVMTVVKGDAYGHGLVPAARAAKAGGAGWLGTATLAEALALRAAGVGGRVMAWLNAPGERWADALAAEVDVSASAPWAVAEIAAAAREVGRTARVHLKADTGMGRAGAPLADWPTLVDDALKAQAEGLIEVVGLWSHLARADEPGEPANASQLAAFRDAVELAESRGVRPEVRHLANSAATLTMRSAHFDLVRPGLASYGLSPVPRQVAPGDVGLRPAMSVRARLALVKRVPAGQGVSYGHHYVTDRESSLGLVPLGYADGVPRHASGGTAGPGAPVLIRGVTRRIAGRVCMDQFVVDLRDDDVRAGDEVVLFGDAAAGEPTAQDWADATGTISYEIVTRFAPRLPRVYVNGEL, encoded by the coding sequence GTGACCGATCAGTACGGCCCGGGGCCCGTACCTCACGCGGAGGTGCGGGTCGACCTCGCCGCCATCCGCGACAACGTCGCCGAACTCGCCGTCCGCTCCGCCCCCGCGCAGGTCATGACGGTCGTCAAGGGCGACGCGTACGGACACGGGCTGGTGCCGGCGGCGCGCGCCGCGAAAGCCGGCGGCGCCGGCTGGCTCGGCACCGCCACCCTGGCCGAGGCGCTGGCGCTGCGGGCCGCCGGGGTCGGCGGACGGGTCATGGCCTGGCTCAACGCGCCCGGCGAGCGCTGGGCCGACGCTCTGGCCGCCGAGGTCGACGTGTCCGCGTCGGCGCCCTGGGCGGTCGCCGAGATCGCCGCGGCCGCGCGCGAGGTGGGCCGCACCGCGCGGGTGCACCTCAAGGCCGACACCGGCATGGGCCGGGCCGGGGCGCCGCTCGCCGACTGGCCCACGCTGGTCGACGACGCCCTGAAGGCGCAGGCCGAGGGGCTGATCGAGGTCGTGGGGCTGTGGTCGCACCTGGCCCGCGCCGACGAGCCCGGGGAGCCGGCCAACGCCTCCCAGCTGGCCGCGTTCCGCGACGCCGTCGAGCTGGCCGAGTCGCGCGGCGTCCGCCCCGAGGTCCGCCACCTCGCCAACTCCGCCGCCACGCTCACCATGCGCAGCGCCCACTTCGACCTCGTCCGGCCCGGCCTGGCCTCGTACGGCCTGTCGCCGGTGCCGCGGCAGGTCGCGCCGGGCGACGTCGGCCTGCGCCCGGCCATGTCGGTGCGGGCGCGGCTGGCCCTGGTCAAGCGGGTGCCGGCCGGGCAGGGCGTGTCGTACGGCCACCACTACGTCACCGACCGCGAGTCCTCGCTCGGGCTGGTCCCGCTCGGGTACGCCGACGGCGTGCCGCGGCACGCGTCCGGCGGCACCGCTGGTCCCGGCGCGCCGGTGCTCATCCGCGGCGTCACCCGGCGCATCGCCGGGCGGGTCTGCATGGACCAGTTCGTGGTCGACCTCCGCGACGACGACGTCCGCGCCGGCGACGAGGTGGTGCTGTTCGGCGACGCCGCGGCCGGCGAGCCCACGGCGCAGGACTGGGCCGACGCCACCGGAACCATCTCGTACGAGATCGTGACCCGGTTCGCTCCCCGGCTTCCCCGGGTCTACGTCAACGGAGAGCTGTGA
- a CDS encoding alpha/beta fold hydrolase, which translates to MSRLVAAGRTAGMIGAWVGVATAGAAVGFAAERYAMGRSLKKDDPYADEPFGSLRGAARTVLTDDGVALHVEVDEAPEAGRDVPTLVFCHGFALTTDAWHFQRRDLRGSARLVFLDQRGHGRSGPLPDDGDLSFRRLGADLGLVLDEVVPKGPIVLVGHSMGGMTVQALAEDRPDLFGRRIVGAALIATSGQKLDVSGLGLPGYLGRLAGRAAPAAVSILARKPELVERGRKMGSDLAYVLTRRYAFAEGGSPKLVEFTAIMNAAVPIDVVARFFPLFGELDAAEAIPVLAKIPVLVIGGERDQMTPVQHSRDLADALVDVEYIEATDAGHMVLLERHEVVTEALRTLVERTRRGGRPRRLSSRIASVRRRRTKED; encoded by the coding sequence GTGAGCAGGCTGGTCGCCGCCGGGCGCACGGCCGGCATGATCGGCGCCTGGGTCGGTGTGGCCACCGCGGGCGCCGCCGTCGGATTCGCTGCGGAGCGCTATGCCATGGGCAGATCCCTGAAGAAGGACGATCCCTACGCCGACGAGCCGTTCGGGTCGCTGCGCGGCGCCGCCCGCACGGTCCTCACCGACGACGGCGTCGCGCTGCACGTCGAGGTCGACGAGGCGCCCGAGGCCGGCCGCGACGTGCCGACCCTGGTGTTCTGCCACGGCTTCGCCCTCACCACCGACGCGTGGCACTTCCAGCGGCGCGACCTTCGCGGCAGCGCGCGGCTGGTCTTCCTCGACCAGCGCGGGCACGGGCGCTCCGGCCCGTTGCCCGACGACGGCGACCTCTCGTTCCGCCGCCTCGGCGCCGACCTCGGGCTGGTGCTCGACGAGGTGGTGCCCAAGGGGCCCATCGTGCTCGTCGGGCACTCCATGGGCGGCATGACGGTGCAGGCGCTGGCCGAGGACCGCCCCGACCTGTTCGGCCGGCGCATCGTCGGCGCCGCGCTCATCGCGACCAGCGGGCAGAAGCTCGACGTGTCGGGGCTCGGCCTGCCCGGCTACCTCGGCCGGCTGGCCGGACGCGCCGCGCCGGCCGCCGTCTCGATCCTGGCCCGCAAGCCCGAGCTGGTCGAGCGCGGCCGCAAGATGGGCAGCGACCTCGCCTACGTGCTCACCCGCCGCTACGCCTTCGCCGAGGGCGGCTCCCCGAAGCTGGTCGAGTTCACCGCCATCATGAACGCCGCCGTTCCCATCGACGTCGTCGCGCGGTTCTTCCCGCTCTTCGGCGAGCTCGACGCGGCCGAGGCGATCCCCGTCCTGGCGAAGATCCCCGTGCTCGTCATCGGCGGCGAGCGCGACCAGATGACGCCGGTGCAGCACAGCCGCGACCTCGCCGACGCGCTGGTCGACGTCGAGTACATCGAGGCCACCGACGCCGGGCACATGGTGCTGCTCGAACGGCACGAGGTGGTCACCGAGGCGCTGCGCACGCTGGTGGAACGGACCCGTCGCGGTGGCCGGCCGCGGCGGCTGAGCAGCCGCATCGCGTCGGTCCGGCGACGGCGCACCAAGGAGGACTGA
- the tsaE gene encoding tRNA (adenosine(37)-N6)-threonylcarbamoyltransferase complex ATPase subunit type 1 TsaE, which yields MSVIDLDVPDAESMTALGERLAAVLRAGDLVLLGGDLGAGKTTFAQGVGAGLGVRGPVTSPTFVIARVHPSLVDGPPLVHVDAYRLGGWDELEDIDLEATLDEAVTLVEWGEGVAEGLAGDRLEIHIDRWHGGDDGDSSVASEVRHVHVRAVGGRWDESALAAAVRPVRS from the coding sequence CTGAGCGTGATCGACCTCGACGTCCCCGACGCCGAGTCCATGACGGCGCTGGGCGAGCGGCTCGCGGCAGTGCTGCGGGCCGGTGACCTGGTGCTGCTCGGCGGCGACCTGGGGGCCGGCAAGACGACGTTCGCCCAGGGGGTCGGCGCCGGGCTCGGCGTGCGCGGCCCCGTCACGTCGCCGACGTTCGTCATCGCGCGCGTGCACCCGTCGCTGGTCGACGGCCCGCCGCTGGTACACGTCGACGCCTACCGGCTGGGTGGCTGGGACGAGCTCGAGGACATCGACCTCGAGGCCACGCTCGACGAGGCCGTCACGCTGGTCGAGTGGGGTGAGGGCGTCGCCGAAGGGCTGGCCGGCGACCGCCTCGAGATCCACATCGACCGCTGGCACGGCGGCGACGACGGCGACAGCTCGGTGGCGAGCGAGGTGCGGCACGTGCACGTTCGCGCCGTCGGCGGCCGCTGGGACGAGTCGGCCCTGGCGGCTGCGGTGCGGCCGGTGCGGTCGTGA
- a CDS encoding pentapeptide repeat-containing protein — protein MTERVPLDDDELAALLAAGDAVVDADLAGRDLSELLEAAGPVPRVFRRCDLTDARLTRGALIGATFEACVMDGAGFGQADLDGSVWKGGSAAKAVFSRADVSDATFDGVDLANTVWRDTLIAGTAFTGCRLVGARFDESRGLGATFRRCNLMLAGLSGISLRGQELDGLRMDDAVLSGADLRDTVWTDSRLRGAVLRAAELDGADLRGADLGDFSWQEAQLLSGATISAEQATALLAQLGIVVD, from the coding sequence GTGACGGAGCGAGTGCCCCTCGACGACGACGAGCTGGCGGCCCTCCTGGCCGCAGGTGACGCCGTCGTCGATGCCGATCTCGCCGGGCGCGACCTCTCCGAGCTGCTCGAGGCGGCCGGGCCGGTGCCGCGGGTGTTCCGCCGCTGCGACCTCACCGACGCCCGGCTCACCCGGGGCGCGCTCATCGGGGCGACGTTCGAGGCCTGCGTCATGGACGGCGCCGGCTTCGGCCAGGCCGACCTCGATGGCTCGGTCTGGAAGGGCGGCTCGGCGGCCAAGGCGGTGTTCTCGCGCGCCGATGTCTCCGACGCCACGTTCGACGGCGTCGACCTCGCCAACACCGTCTGGCGCGACACGCTGATCGCGGGCACGGCGTTCACCGGCTGCCGGTTGGTCGGCGCCCGCTTCGACGAGTCCCGCGGGCTGGGCGCCACCTTCCGGCGCTGCAACCTCATGCTGGCCGGTCTGTCCGGCATCAGCCTGCGTGGCCAGGAACTCGACGGCCTGCGCATGGACGACGCCGTGCTGTCGGGCGCGGACCTGCGCGACACCGTCTGGACCGACTCGCGGCTGCGCGGCGCGGTGCTGCGGGCGGCAGAGCTCGACGGCGCCGACCTGCGCGGCGCCGACCTCGGCGACTTCTCCTGGCAGGAGGCGCAGCTCCTGTCCGGCGCGACCATCTCCGCCGAGCAGGCGACGGCCCTGCTCGCTCAACTCGGCATCGTTGTCGATTAG
- a CDS encoding Uma2 family endonuclease yields the protein MVDETHAPFMEPVPAWVYPSGGFTAETFLRLRGLPKRTQLIDGGLVFTGPQTSWHSRVVSLLVYELDRQAPAELRAAREMAVRLDDRQVPTPDVIVLSSEAFDRDDQANHFEADEVVLAVEAVSADSADRDRDTKPHLYARAGIEHFWRIEDDDGRAVVYTYTRNPAGQYAITGIHHDRLVLSVPYDVEIDLTKVGARRS from the coding sequence GTGGTCGACGAGACGCACGCACCGTTCATGGAGCCGGTGCCGGCCTGGGTCTACCCATCCGGCGGCTTCACGGCGGAGACGTTCCTGAGGCTCAGAGGACTGCCGAAGCGCACGCAACTGATCGACGGCGGCCTCGTGTTCACGGGACCCCAGACGAGCTGGCACAGCCGGGTCGTCAGCCTGCTCGTGTACGAGCTCGACCGGCAGGCGCCGGCGGAGCTGCGCGCGGCTCGCGAGATGGCGGTCCGGCTCGATGACCGGCAGGTACCCACACCCGACGTCATCGTGCTGAGCAGCGAGGCGTTCGACCGCGACGACCAGGCGAACCACTTCGAGGCCGACGAGGTCGTGCTCGCGGTCGAGGCCGTATCGGCCGACTCGGCCGATCGCGACCGCGACACCAAGCCGCACCTGTACGCGCGCGCAGGCATCGAGCACTTCTGGCGCATCGAGGACGACGACGGTCGCGCGGTCGTGTACACCTATACCCGCAATCCCGCCGGACAGTACGCCATCACCGGGATCCACCACGACCGGCTGGTGCTCTCGGTCCCGTACGACGTGGAGATCGATCTGACGAAGGTCGGCGCCCGGCGGAGCTGA
- a CDS encoding MFS transporter, giving the protein MTVSTPTARMSPLVMVSMILAVSMSFIDQTIVAIASPDLQNDLGLTSNQGEWVINAYLVALAATFALGGRIADAWGPRRMVLVGVAGFAITSALCGATPDTSWAEAWLITARAAQGVFAAVLLPAAISIVYGSAAPERRGRSMAMFFGLTGAFTALGPILGSYLLEWSWRVIFWINLPVAAAALITVTLAPITRERRPGRIDWVGAVLVAAGMALSVIGFSQSAVWGWDSVRTWACLVAGALVLVVFVLVERRRQPPLIRLDIFRLRGFRVDSGVLFFAMVGFVPVSYFLSVYGAVSLGLDANGVSILLLLYFLGFLLAAQVGGRIFDARGAKPTILLGCLVGVAGYVWWATQVTTLNASDQHHPLLLAGAGIGFLLGPSSADAVSRTHDASYGEVTGINQTIRNYGSALGFAVLGTIATHVFTDRFASSLVGLGVGRGTADDLARRAAASGGGERDLSQVPASARRAVEQAVAADFAQGMRAVLIGMAVALGVAFLIALRHPGDRPAQEDAAAERDAATSTPAEQA; this is encoded by the coding sequence ATGACCGTTTCGACGCCCACCGCCCGGATGTCGCCGCTCGTGATGGTGTCGATGATCCTCGCGGTCTCCATGTCGTTCATCGACCAGACGATCGTCGCGATCGCCTCGCCGGACCTGCAGAACGACCTCGGCCTCACCAGCAACCAGGGCGAATGGGTGATCAACGCCTACCTGGTCGCGCTGGCCGCGACGTTCGCCCTCGGCGGCCGGATCGCCGACGCCTGGGGGCCGCGGCGGATGGTCCTGGTCGGCGTCGCCGGGTTCGCGATCACGTCGGCGCTGTGCGGCGCCACCCCGGACACGTCGTGGGCGGAGGCGTGGCTGATCACGGCGCGGGCGGCGCAGGGCGTGTTCGCCGCCGTCCTGCTGCCCGCGGCGATCTCGATCGTCTACGGCAGCGCGGCGCCGGAGCGGCGCGGCCGGTCGATGGCGATGTTCTTCGGCCTCACCGGCGCGTTCACGGCGCTCGGCCCGATCCTGGGCAGCTACCTGCTGGAGTGGTCGTGGCGGGTCATCTTCTGGATCAACCTGCCGGTCGCGGCGGCCGCGCTGATCACCGTCACACTGGCGCCGATCACCCGCGAGCGGCGCCCGGGCCGGATCGACTGGGTGGGCGCGGTGCTGGTGGCGGCCGGCATGGCGCTGAGCGTCATCGGCTTCTCGCAGTCGGCGGTGTGGGGCTGGGACAGCGTCCGGACCTGGGCCTGCCTGGTGGCGGGCGCGCTGGTGCTGGTGGTGTTCGTGCTGGTCGAGCGACGCCGGCAGCCGCCGCTGATCCGGCTGGACATCTTCCGGCTGCGCGGCTTCCGGGTCGACTCCGGCGTGCTGTTCTTCGCGATGGTCGGGTTCGTGCCGGTGTCGTACTTCCTCAGCGTGTACGGGGCGGTCTCGCTGGGCCTGGACGCGAACGGCGTGAGCATCCTGCTGCTGCTGTACTTCCTCGGCTTCCTGCTGGCGGCGCAGGTCGGCGGGCGCATCTTCGACGCGCGCGGCGCGAAGCCGACGATCCTGCTCGGCTGCCTGGTGGGCGTCGCCGGCTACGTGTGGTGGGCGACGCAGGTGACGACGCTGAACGCCTCGGACCAGCACCACCCGCTGCTGCTGGCCGGCGCCGGCATCGGCTTCCTGCTCGGGCCGTCCAGCGCCGACGCGGTCAGCCGCACCCACGACGCGTCCTACGGCGAGGTCACCGGCATCAACCAGACGATCCGCAACTACGGGTCGGCGCTCGGGTTCGCGGTGCTCGGCACGATCGCGACGCACGTGTTCACCGACCGGTTCGCGTCGTCGCTGGTCGGGCTGGGTGTCGGCCGAGGGACGGCGGACGACCTGGCGCGGCGGGCCGCGGCCAGCGGCGGCGGCGAGCGCGACCTGAGCCAGGTGCCGGCCTCGGCTCGCCGCGCGGTCGAGCAGGCGGTCGCGGCCGACTTCGCGCAGGGCATGCGGGCGGTGCTGATCGGCATGGCGGTGGCCCTGGGGGTCGCGTTCCTGATCGCCTTGCGTCACCCCGGCGACCGCCCGGCCCAGGAGGACGCGGCGGCCGAGCGCGACGCCGCGACCAGCACCCCTGCCGAACAGGCCTGA
- the tsaB gene encoding tRNA (adenosine(37)-N6)-threonylcarbamoyltransferase complex dimerization subunit type 1 TsaB, whose protein sequence is MLLLALDTSTPAVTVALHDGERVLADATTVDPRRHTELLMPLVTTVLAEAGATRRDLTEIAVGVGPGPFTGLRVGLAAARTMGAVLDLPVRGVCSLDIVAYGVLATDPPGEPFAVATDARRREVYWAVYDGDGVRTAGPDVGPAADVAGTSAGASAGASALPAAGAGPRLYPDAFARALDPEYPSAAHLAAAVAAKAVEILPPDPLYLRRPDATPPSARKSVLTR, encoded by the coding sequence GTGCTGTTGCTGGCCCTGGACACGTCGACCCCCGCGGTGACGGTGGCGCTGCACGACGGCGAGCGGGTGCTGGCCGACGCCACCACCGTCGACCCCCGTCGGCACACCGAGCTGCTCATGCCGCTGGTCACCACGGTGCTCGCCGAGGCGGGCGCCACCCGTCGCGACCTCACCGAGATCGCCGTCGGCGTCGGACCCGGGCCGTTCACCGGCCTGCGCGTCGGCCTGGCCGCGGCGCGCACCATGGGCGCCGTCCTCGACCTCCCGGTCCGCGGCGTCTGCAGCCTCGACATCGTCGCGTACGGCGTGCTCGCGACCGACCCGCCGGGCGAGCCGTTCGCCGTCGCCACCGATGCGCGCCGCCGTGAGGTCTACTGGGCGGTCTACGACGGCGACGGCGTGCGCACCGCCGGTCCCGACGTGGGCCCAGCCGCCGACGTCGCCGGCACATCCGCCGGTGCGTCCGCGGGTGCGTCCGCGCTGCCCGCCGCCGGGGCGGGGCCGCGGCTCTACCCCGACGCGTTCGCCCGCGCGCTCGACCCCGAGTATCCGTCGGCCGCCCACCTGGCCGCCGCCGTCGCCGCGAAGGCCGTCGAGATCCTGCCGCCCGACCCGCTCTACCTGCGCCGCCCCGACGCCACCCCGCCGAGCGCGCGCAAGAGCGTCCTCACCCGGTGA
- the rimI gene encoding ribosomal protein S18-alanine N-acetyltransferase — MTAVLRPMRWQDLDVVVPLEQELFAGDPAWSAEQFWSELAGVPESRWYVVAESAGAVVGYAGLQAPAYTGDPADVLTIAVAPSSQRGGVGTLLMTALEAEARRRGAGELLLEVRADNDPALAFYTRHGFERIAVRRRYYGGGRDGLVLRKWLRAAPAAEG, encoded by the coding sequence GTGACGGCCGTCCTGCGGCCCATGCGCTGGCAGGACCTCGACGTCGTCGTCCCGCTGGAGCAGGAGCTGTTCGCCGGCGACCCGGCCTGGTCCGCGGAGCAGTTCTGGTCCGAGCTGGCCGGCGTCCCGGAGTCGCGCTGGTACGTCGTCGCGGAGTCCGCCGGCGCCGTCGTCGGCTATGCCGGGCTGCAGGCGCCGGCCTACACCGGCGACCCCGCCGACGTCCTGACCATCGCCGTCGCGCCGTCGTCGCAGCGGGGTGGTGTGGGGACGCTGCTGATGACGGCGCTCGAGGCGGAGGCGCGCCGCCGTGGCGCCGGCGAGCTGCTGCTCGAGGTCCGCGCCGACAACGATCCGGCGCTGGCCTTCTACACGCGGCACGGGTTCGAGCGCATCGCCGTCCGGCGCCGGTACTACGGCGGCGGCCGCGACGGGCTCGTCCTGCGCAAGTGGCTGCGAGCCGCCCCGGCGGCGGAGGGATAA
- the tsaD gene encoding tRNA (adenosine(37)-N6)-threonylcarbamoyltransferase complex transferase subunit TsaD, with translation MSDQPLILGIETSCDETGVGLVRGTTLLANAVASSVDEHVRFGGVVPEVASRAHLEAMVPTLQRALAEAGVTLGDIDAVAVTAGPGLAGALMVGVSAAKALAVALDKPLYGVNHLVGHVAAEQLENGPLTEPVVALLVSGGHTEILLVEDIATSATLLGQTLDDAAGEAFDKVARLIGLKYPGGPNIQRAALEGDPAAIRFPRGLTSQRDLERHRYDFSFSGLKTAVARWVETAERAGDPVPVADVAAGFQEAVADVLTRKAVLACQERGISTMVLAGGVAANARLRELTQSRCADAGIELRQPRFSLCTDNGAMIAALGAAVVERDLPPSSLDFASDSSLPVTQVLVG, from the coding sequence GTGAGCGACCAGCCCCTGATCCTCGGCATCGAGACCTCCTGTGACGAGACCGGCGTCGGCCTGGTGCGCGGCACCACGCTGCTCGCCAACGCCGTCGCCAGCTCCGTCGACGAGCACGTCCGCTTCGGCGGCGTCGTCCCCGAGGTGGCCAGTCGCGCGCACCTCGAGGCCATGGTGCCGACGCTGCAACGGGCCCTGGCCGAGGCCGGGGTCACCCTGGGCGACATCGACGCCGTCGCCGTCACCGCAGGTCCGGGCCTGGCCGGCGCGCTCATGGTCGGGGTGTCGGCGGCCAAGGCGCTCGCCGTCGCGCTCGACAAGCCGCTCTACGGCGTGAATCACCTCGTCGGGCACGTGGCAGCCGAGCAGCTCGAGAACGGGCCGCTGACCGAGCCGGTGGTGGCGCTGCTGGTGTCCGGCGGCCACACCGAGATCCTGCTGGTCGAGGACATCGCGACCTCGGCGACGCTGCTCGGCCAGACCTTGGACGACGCCGCCGGCGAGGCGTTCGACAAGGTCGCCCGGCTCATCGGGCTCAAGTACCCGGGCGGGCCGAACATCCAGCGCGCGGCTCTCGAGGGTGACCCGGCGGCGATCCGGTTCCCGCGCGGGCTCACCAGCCAGCGCGACCTCGAGCGGCACCGTTACGACTTCTCCTTCTCCGGCCTCAAGACCGCGGTCGCCCGCTGGGTCGAGACGGCCGAGCGGGCCGGCGACCCGGTGCCCGTCGCCGACGTTGCCGCGGGCTTCCAGGAGGCGGTGGCCGACGTCCTGACGCGCAAGGCCGTTCTGGCGTGTCAGGAGCGCGGCATCTCGACCATGGTCCTGGCCGGCGGCGTGGCGGCGAACGCCCGGCTGCGCGAGCTGACGCAGTCGCGATGTGCCGACGCGGGCATCGAGCTGCGGCAGCCGCGGTTCTCGCTGTGCACCGACAACGGTGCCATGATCGCCGCCCTCGGCGCCGCCGTGGTCGAGCGGGACCTCCCGCCGTCGTCGCTCGACTTCGCGTCGGACTCCTCCCTCCCCGTCACCCAGGTCCTGGTCGGGTAG
- a CDS encoding HAD family hydrolase: protein MDAVVFDLDGVLVDSERAWDEVRRAVVAEHGGAWTDEATRAMQGMSTPEWARYLVDALGARLTAEQAAATVVDEMARRYADAPPVIDGAVDAVRAVAVRCPVGIASSSPPVLITSFLDVAGLGDLVLVAVSSEEVRAGKPAPDVYLEAARRLDVDPRRSAAVEDSTNGLRSAHAAGMTVVAVPNPHFPPDPDALADTAAVVIGDLSELPAALERL, encoded by the coding sequence ATGGATGCGGTGGTCTTCGATCTCGACGGCGTGCTGGTCGACTCCGAGCGGGCGTGGGACGAGGTGCGCCGGGCGGTCGTCGCCGAGCACGGGGGCGCCTGGACGGACGAGGCGACCCGGGCGATGCAGGGCATGAGCACGCCCGAGTGGGCCCGCTACCTCGTGGACGCGCTCGGAGCGCGACTCACCGCGGAACAGGCTGCTGCCACCGTCGTCGACGAGATGGCCCGCCGCTACGCCGACGCACCGCCGGTCATCGACGGCGCGGTCGACGCGGTGCGGGCGGTGGCCGTGCGGTGCCCCGTCGGCATCGCCAGCTCGTCGCCGCCGGTGCTGATCACGTCGTTCCTCGACGTCGCCGGGCTCGGCGACCTCGTGCTCGTCGCGGTGTCGAGCGAGGAGGTCCGCGCCGGCAAGCCCGCCCCGGACGTCTACCTGGAGGCCGCCCGCCGCCTCGACGTCGACCCGCGCCGCAGCGCCGCCGTCGAGGACTCCACCAACGGGCTGCGCTCCGCCCACGCTGCGGGCATGACCGTCGTCGCCGTGCCGAACCCGCACTTCCCGCCCGACCCGGACGCGCTGGCCGACACCGCCGCCGTCGTCATCGGCGACCTCAGCGAGCTCCCCGCCGCCCTCGAACGCCTCTAA